Proteins from a genomic interval of Haemorhous mexicanus isolate bHaeMex1 chromosome Z, bHaeMex1.pri, whole genome shotgun sequence:
- the S1PR3 gene encoding sphingosine 1-phosphate receptor 3, protein MMAAVTVPPDALVSPQGNEEVDSLIVLHYNYTGKLILREKATDKIDLPTISFLILCSFIVLENLMVLIAIWKNNKFHNRMYFFIGNLALCDLLAGIVYKVNILMSGKKTLSLSSTIWFIREGSMFVALGASTFSLLAIAIERHLTMIKMRPYDANKKYRVFLLIGTCWLISISLGALPILGWNCINNLPDCSTILPLYSKNYVVFCISIFIAILVAIVILYARIYILVKSSSRNVTNHNNSERSMALLRTVVIVVSVFIACWSPLFILFLIDVACRVKECSILYKAHWFIALAVINSAMNPIIYTLASKEMRRAFFRLVCGCLVKSKVARSLPIQPTPDHSRSKSSSSNTQKPKEDFPPINVPSCIAEKNESPFHNGNFCK, encoded by the coding sequence ATGATGGCAGCTGTTACCGTGCCACCTGATGCTCTTGTCAGCCCTCAAGGAAATGAAGAGGTGGACTCTCTTATTGTACTGCATTATAACTACACAGGAAAGCTTATTTTAAGGGAAAAGGCAACTGATAAAATAGACCTGCCCACTATTTCATTTCTGATCCTATGTAGTTTCATAGTCCTGGAAAACCTGATGGTGTTGATTGCCATATGGAAAAACAATAAATTTCACAACCGCATGTACTTTTTTATTGGCAATCTAGCTCTCTGTGATCTTTTAGCTGGGATTGTTTACAAGGTAAACATTCTTATGTCTGGGAAGAAAACTCTGAGCTTGTCCTCTACAATCTGGTTCATTAGGGAAGGCAGCATGTTTGTTGCTCTGGGAGCTTCCACTTTCAGCTTGCTAGCGATAGCTATTGAGCGGCACTTGACCATGATTAAAATGAGGCCTTACGAcgcaaataaaaaatacagagtGTTCCTTCTCATTGGCACATGCTGGCTTATTTCAATTTCCTTGGGTGCCCTCCCCATCCTCGGCTGGAACTGTATAAACAACTTGCCAGATTGCTCAACAATTTTGCCTCTGTACTCCAAAAATTATGTTGTGTTCTGCATTAGTATCTTCATAGCCATTTTGGTCGCCATTGTCATCCTTTATGCCCGCATCTATATACTGGTAAAGTCCAGCAGTCGTAATGTCACCAACCACAATAACTCGGAGCGGTCCATGGCACTCCTTAGGACTGTTGTGATCGTCGTTAGTGTCTTCATTGCATGCTGGTCTCCACTGTTCATCCTGTTCCTCATCGATGTGGCCTGCAGAGTCAAGGAGTGCTCCATCTTGTACAAAGCCCACTGGTTTATTGCTCTGGCAGTCATCAATTCTGCAATGAACCCCATCATCTACACCCTGGCCAGTAAGGAAATGCGTCGGGCTTTCTTTCGCCTTGTTTGTGGCTGCCTGGTGAAATCCAAGGTGGCCAGATCTTTGCCTATTCAACCCACTCCAGATCACAGTCGAAGTAAATCCAGCAGTAGCAATACGCAGAAGCCAAAAGAAGATTTCCCACCAATAAATGTTCCCTCATGTATTGCTGAGAAAAATGAATCTCCATTTCACAATGGAAACTTCTGTAAGTAA